In a single window of the Drosophila subpulchrella strain 33 F10 #4 breed RU33 chromosome X, RU_Dsub_v1.1 Primary Assembly, whole genome shotgun sequence genome:
- the LOC119555823 gene encoding uncharacterized protein LOC119555823, with protein sequence MKLWLYIIFSCCFLVTEVMGSGSEQDLAKALAQVVVNSEMGSFKTLYIYTHRSSQTTGGHLDELLDQVLMALPPTLQARKLFLQQSMEYKPYVHAVLALVDDLPALTAIYGRIRATQDLSYTLIYMSLPTEAYGEEIQLVLGLLWRLSVLNVGVVLCPPGGQLLMVSYFPFSASHGCQVISPNVVNRYQVENGQWASQDYFPPKLGNFYGCLLTCATWEDMPYLVWRRDGSESFVGIEGALLQFMADNLNFSVGIYWMNKEEVLATFDKSGRIFDEIFGHHADFSLGGFHFKPSAGSEIPYSQSTYYFMSHIMLVTNLQSAYSAYEKLAFPFSPLLWRVIALVLILACLLLLMVRRWWPGHELARNPYYELFVLTMGGNLKYRCLPLGISGRLVLLTWMFGTLVLRNGYQSGMYQLLRQDTQRNPPQTISEVLAQRFTIQLAEVNEAKIMASLPELRPEQLVHLEGSELQSFPALAQQSGSSARVAILTPYEYFGYFRKVHPVSRRLHLVRERIYTQQLAFYVRRHSHLVGVLNKQIQHAHAHGFLEHWTRQYVSAVDEADESVSRIAATSYRTLDGIDGDPRLSEAEEQQVAPVRQNVLSMRELAALFWLVLWANLGAVVVFLLELLLPRINLRRSITRISFRVPKKTDGK encoded by the exons ATGAAGTTGTGGCtgtatattatattttcttgCTGCTTTTTGGTGACCGAAGTAATGGGATCTGGATCGGAACAGGACTTGGCAAAGGCTCTGGCCCAAGTGGTGGTCAATTCGGAGATGGGtagcttcaagaccttgtaCATCTACACCCATAGAAGCTCCCAGACGACTGGTGGCCATTTGGATGAGCTGCTCGACCAGGTGCTGATGGCTTTGCCACCCACTTTGCAGGCACGCAAGCTGTTCCTCCAGCAATCGATGGAGTACAAACCCTATGTGCATGCTGTCCTGGCTTTGGTAGATGATCTTCCGGCTCTCACGGCAATCTACGGACGCATTCGAGCCACCCAGGACTTGTCGTACACCCTGATATACATGTCCCTGCCCACGGAGGCGTATGGCGAGGAGATTCAGTTGGTCCTCGGCCTGTTGTGGCGCCTTAGTGTGCTGAATGTGGGCGTGGTACTGTGTCCACCTGGTGGTCAGCTCCTCATGGTCAGCTATTTTCCTTTCAGTGCATCCCATGGCTGTCAAGTGATTTCGCCAAATGTGGTGAATCGCTACCAAGTGGAAAATGGACAATGGGCTAGCCAGGATTATTTTCCCCCTAAGCTGGGCAACTTCTATGGCTGTCTATTGACCTGCGCCACCTGGGAGGATATGCCCTATTTAGTTTGGCGTCGCGATGGAAGTGAATCCTTTGTGGGCATCGAAGGTGCTCTGTTGCAGTTCATGGCCGACAATCTGAACTTCAGTGTGGGTATCTACTGGATGAACAAGGAGGAGGTGCTGGCCACTTTCGATAAGTCGGGCAGGATTTTCGATGAG ATCTTTGGCCACCATGCGGACTTCTCCCTGGGCGGTTTCCATTTCAAGCCCAGTGCCGGCAGCGAGATTCCCTACTCTCAGTCCACCTACTACTTCATGAGCCACATCATGTTGGTGACCAATCTGCAGAGTGCCTACTCCGCCTACGAGAAGCTGGCCTTTCCCTTCAGTCCGCTCCTGTGGAGGGTCATTGCATTGGTCCTGATCCTGGCCTGCCTGCTCCTCTTGATGGTGCGTCGTTGGTGGCCTGGTCATGAGTTGGCCAGGAATCCGTACTATGAACTCTTTGTTCTGACAATGGGTGGAAATCTGAAGTATCGCTGTCTTCCACTTGGAATTTCTGGTCGATTGGTTTTGCTCACCTGGATGTTTGGCACCTTGGTCCTGAGGAATGGCTACCAGTCGGGAATGTACCAACTGCTGCGGCAGGATACCCAGAGGAATCCACCACAAACCATATCCGAAGTGCTGGCCCAGCGTTTCACCATCCAGTTGGCTGAGGTCAATGAGGCCAAGATTATGGCCAGTTTGCCGGAGCTGCGACCCGAGCAATTGGTTCACCTGGAGGGCAGTGAGCTGCAATCCTTTCCAGCCTTGGCCCAGCAAAGTGGCTCCTCCGCCCGGGTGGCCATCCTTACGCCCTACGAGTATTTCGGGTACTTCCGGAAGGTGCATCCGGTGAGCAGGAGATTGCATTTGGTGCGGGAACGCATCTACACCCAGCAGTTGGCCTTCTATGTGAGGCGTCACTCGCATCTGGTGGGTGTGCTGAACAAGCAGATCCAACATGCCCATGCCCATGGTTTCCTGGAGCACTGGACGCGCCAGTATGTGAGTGCCGTGGATGAGGCGGACGAGAGTGTGTCCAGAATTGCCGCAACTTCGTACAGGACTCTGGACGGGATCGATGGTGATCCCCGGCTGTCGGAGGCCGAGGAGCAGCAGGTGGCTCCCGTCCGCCAGAATGTGCTATCCATGAGAGAATTGGCCGCCCTCTTTTGGCTCGTTCTCTGGGCGAATCTGGGAGCAGTGGTGGTCTTCCTCTTGGAATTGCTGTTGCCCAGGATAAATCTTCGGAGAAGTATTACTAGAATATCGTTTAGGGTACCAAAGAAAACAGAtgggaaataa